One Nematostella vectensis chromosome 10, jaNemVect1.1, whole genome shotgun sequence genomic window carries:
- the LOC116603083 gene encoding uncharacterized protein LOC116603083 isoform X2, which yields MEKLCYLTRVLFALFVIIDHLWLVRSYAQEYVTDESCKIKLKYGETIELKHTDYVMKIGSRIKLKCAPLPEKKTTVEWFKNGEVLRTREGRIIARKKKKRKNQRLIIRDIKPSDEGCYSCYAPRDGGLKLIKSWKLFVEREKVSRCHTFAEWTHPLCNTFPGMPQHLRAISFLDKGNPVVQITWEPPLKGYEHAWGYHVHLLSMTEKRCFYTCIQINTRDERLYWTFTKDVLPDTTYRLFVQSLPAMHYGNRKNIASVKVRSATKAPTEEDNEVAFALYAARDITQRS from the exons ATGGAGAAATTGTGTTATCTTACGCGTGTTTTATTTGCGCTATTTGTCATCATTGATCACTTGTGGTTGGTCAGGAGTTACGCACAAGAATATGTTACTGACGAAAGCTGTAAAATAAAG CTCAAATACGGCGAAACTATCGAGCTCAAGCACACAGATTACGTGATGAAAATAGGTTCCCGGATCAAGCTAAAATGCGCGCCACTACCAGAAAAGAAGACGACGGTGGAGTGGTTCAAGAACGGCGAGGTATTGCGCACGCGCGAGGGACGCATCATCGcaagaaagaagaagaagcgAAAGAACCAGCGACTTATTATCCGGGATATCAAACCATCAGATGAGGGTTGCTATAGCTGCTATGCACCACGTGACGGAGGACTGAAGCTCATTAAGTCCTGGAAGCTGTTTGTGGAGAGGGAAAAGG TGAGTAGATGCCACACCTTTGCAGAGTGGACCCATCCGCTATGTAATACCTTCCCCGGCATGCCTCAGCACCTGAGAGCTATATCATTTCTCGATAAAGGGAACCCTGTGGTACAGATCACGTGGGAGCCACCATTAAAAG GGTATGAGCATGCCTGGGGTTACCACGTGCACTTGCTCAGTATGACAGAGAAGCGATGCTTTTACACATGCATACAGATCAATACACGA GATGAGCGTTTATACTGGACCTTTACCAAAGATGTCCTGCCTGACACTACCTATCGGCTGTTTGTCCAGTCTCTACCTGCAATGCATTATGGGAACAGGAAGAACATCGCCTCCGTGAAAGTCCGATCAGCCACAAAAG CACCTACAGAAGAAGACAACGAGGTCGCATTTGCATTATACGCGGCTCGAGATATCACGCAAAGAAGCTAG
- the LOC5519250 gene encoding QRFP-like peptide receptor, producing the protein MSNSSLNGTSIGPVSCLIDNPSTETQVGKTLAYLLIMVLALVGNLFVVLIVYKNKSMQTTVNYLIVNMAVSDMLQSFIAIPKRVMEIYAGSHRWLIHGVAGEFSCKSVAFLQDIGTAVSIQSLVVIAIDRFLGVMFPMRKASLMSARAHFVIITITWLIPMAFHSPYFFTFRLVDQSNKTYCIYSWDVISDGATHQLNYFLGGSIALFFLPLVMLIILYSVIIISLSRRKIPGNNSFRNRRRAAQRSRSVLRMVITVVVVFAICWLPLNVFGYLMMVKWGGVEEPPPCFLEDFGFWALFLAYSNAAINPFLYFLFSENYRKGFQAVFSGRSLTFYYSVNSKRRNLVDGAETSGSDTRDGMSLKSIKSLSRSGGQSQNHCLRHVLPQKK; encoded by the coding sequence ATGAGCAACTCGTCGTTGAATGGGACATCGATAGGCCCTGTGTCGTGTCTGATAGACAACCCGAGCACGGAGACACAAGTTGGCAAGACTCTAGCCTACCTGCTTATCATGGTACTAGCTCTCGTCGGGAACCTGTTTGTGGTTCTCATTGTGTACAAAAATAAGAGCATGCAGACGACGGTTAACTATTTGATTGTAAACATGGCGGTCAGCGATATGCTTCAATCATTCATCGCAATACCAAAGCGCGTCATGGAGATCTATGCTGGATCTCATCGCTGGCTGATTCACGGAGTCGCGGGGGAGTTTTCGTGTAAGTCTGTAGCGTTCCTACAGGACATCGGCACCGCAGTATCTATCCAGAGCTTGGTAGTGATAGCCATTGATCGCTTCCTGGGTGTAATGTTCCCCATGCGTAAGGCATCCCTGATGTCAGCACGCGCGCAttttgtcatcatcaccataacgtGGTTGATTCCTATGGCGTTCCACTCGCCTTACTTCTTTACCTTTAGACTCGTGGATCAATCGAACAAGACGTACTGCATCTACTCGTGGGACGTTATTAGCGATGGTGCCACACACCAGCTAAACTACTTCCTTGGTGGTTCTATTGCCTTGTTTTTCTTGCCTCTGGTCATGTTGATCATTCTCTACTCCGTCATAATCATCAGCCTAAGCCGACGTAAGATACCAGGCAATAACTCTTTCCGAAACAGACGGCGCGCTGCACAGCGGAGTCGGAGCGTGCTACGTATGGTAATAACagttgtggttgtgttcgccATTTGCTGGTTGCCATTAAACGTGTTTGGCTACCTGATGATGGTCAAATGGGGAGGTGTTGAAGAACCGCCACCGTGTTTTCTAGAAGACTTTGGATTTTGGGCGTTATTCCTAGCGTATTCTAACGCAGCTATTAACCCGTTTTTGTACTTCTTGTTTAGTGAAAATTATAGAAAGGGGTTCCAGGCGGTGTTTAGCGGAAGAAGTTTAACTTTTTATTACTCCGTTAACAGTAAGCGAAGAAATTTAGTGGATGGCGCGGAGACGTCTGGGAGCGATACTCGAGATGGAATGAGCTTAAAAAGCATCAAATCACTCAGTAGATCCGGTGGTCAAAGCCAAAACCATTGCTTGCGGCATGTACTACCCCAGAAGAAATAG
- the LOC116603083 gene encoding uncharacterized protein LOC116603083 isoform X1 yields MEKLCYLTRVLFALFVIIDHLWLVRSYAQEYVTDESCKIKLKYGETIELKHTDYVMKIGSRIKLKCAPLPEKKTTVEWFKNGEVLRTREGRIIARKKKKRKNQRLIIRDIKPSDEGCYSCYAPRDGGLKLIKSWKLFVEREKVKPPPVLRRVTRTHNKHCGKPRPNQVSRCHTFAEWTHPLCNTFPGMPQHLRAISFLDKGNPVVQITWEPPLKGYEHAWGYHVHLLSMTEKRCFYTCIQINTRDERLYWTFTKDVLPDTTYRLFVQSLPAMHYGNRKNIASVKVRSATKAPTEEDNEVAFALYAARDITQRS; encoded by the exons ATGGAGAAATTGTGTTATCTTACGCGTGTTTTATTTGCGCTATTTGTCATCATTGATCACTTGTGGTTGGTCAGGAGTTACGCACAAGAATATGTTACTGACGAAAGCTGTAAAATAAAG CTCAAATACGGCGAAACTATCGAGCTCAAGCACACAGATTACGTGATGAAAATAGGTTCCCGGATCAAGCTAAAATGCGCGCCACTACCAGAAAAGAAGACGACGGTGGAGTGGTTCAAGAACGGCGAGGTATTGCGCACGCGCGAGGGACGCATCATCGcaagaaagaagaagaagcgAAAGAACCAGCGACTTATTATCCGGGATATCAAACCATCAGATGAGGGTTGCTATAGCTGCTATGCACCACGTGACGGAGGACTGAAGCTCATTAAGTCCTGGAAGCTGTTTGTGGAGAGGGAAAAGG TCAAACCACCACCTGTATTACGTCGGGTCACCCGGACGCACAATAAACACTGCGGCAAACCAAGACCAAACCAAG TGAGTAGATGCCACACCTTTGCAGAGTGGACCCATCCGCTATGTAATACCTTCCCCGGCATGCCTCAGCACCTGAGAGCTATATCATTTCTCGATAAAGGGAACCCTGTGGTACAGATCACGTGGGAGCCACCATTAAAAG GGTATGAGCATGCCTGGGGTTACCACGTGCACTTGCTCAGTATGACAGAGAAGCGATGCTTTTACACATGCATACAGATCAATACACGA GATGAGCGTTTATACTGGACCTTTACCAAAGATGTCCTGCCTGACACTACCTATCGGCTGTTTGTCCAGTCTCTACCTGCAATGCATTATGGGAACAGGAAGAACATCGCCTCCGTGAAAGTCCGATCAGCCACAAAAG CACCTACAGAAGAAGACAACGAGGTCGCATTTGCATTATACGCGGCTCGAGATATCACGCAAAGAAGCTAG